The following proteins come from a genomic window of Candidatus Thiodiazotropha sp. CDECU1:
- a CDS encoding SulP family inorganic anion transporter — translation MFQLTCPGKQCVKNDVLSGLTVALALVPEAVAFAFVAGVAPLVGLYAAFMMGIITAVIGGRPGMISGATGAMAVVMVALVAEHGIEYLFAAVLLAGLIQISAGLLRLGKFIRLVPHPVMLGFVNGLAIVIFIAQLKQFQVADENGVMVWLSDTPLWIMLGLVALTMGIIHFLPKLTSAVPASLAAIVSVTLIVIFLDLDARSVQDVLRDLSGDPTATIAGGLPSFHIPMVPLSFETLQIILPYAIILAGVGLIESLLTMSLIDELTESRGRGNKECIGQGVGNTVNGLFGGMGGCAMIGQSLININSGGRGRLSGISAALFLLAFILFGASLIEMIPVAALVGVMFIVVLGTFEWASFRLLGRIPLADTFVGILVAVITVLTDLAIAVIVGVIVSALVFAWEHAKQMHADTNIDKYGIKYYTLRGPLFFGSVQTFADLFDPKNDPQEVIVDFADARVYDHSGLEAIDNLAERYMRRQKTLHIRHLNQECQNLLVKAGDLVEVNMMEDPTYRVADDRVA, via the coding sequence TTCGCCTTCGTTGCCGGCGTGGCGCCACTGGTAGGCCTCTATGCCGCATTCATGATGGGCATCATCACCGCCGTCATCGGCGGCAGGCCGGGCATGATATCCGGTGCCACCGGCGCGATGGCGGTGGTGATGGTGGCCCTGGTGGCGGAACACGGCATCGAGTACCTGTTCGCGGCGGTCCTGCTGGCGGGGCTCATCCAGATAAGCGCCGGTCTGCTGCGCCTGGGTAAATTCATCCGCCTGGTGCCCCATCCCGTGATGCTGGGATTCGTCAACGGCCTGGCCATCGTCATCTTCATCGCCCAGTTGAAACAGTTCCAGGTGGCCGATGAGAACGGTGTCATGGTGTGGCTCAGCGACACACCTTTGTGGATCATGCTGGGACTGGTTGCGCTCACCATGGGGATCATCCACTTCCTGCCGAAACTCACCTCCGCCGTACCCGCCTCGCTGGCGGCCATTGTCAGCGTGACCCTGATAGTGATCTTTCTAGATCTGGATGCCCGCTCAGTGCAGGACGTGCTGCGTGATCTGTCGGGGGATCCCACCGCAACCATTGCCGGCGGATTGCCCAGCTTTCATATCCCAATGGTCCCCCTCTCCTTTGAAACCCTCCAGATCATCCTGCCCTATGCCATCATTCTTGCCGGTGTCGGTTTGATTGAATCCTTGCTGACCATGAGCCTGATCGATGAGCTGACCGAGTCCCGCGGGCGGGGTAACAAAGAGTGTATCGGACAGGGGGTCGGGAATACGGTGAACGGCCTGTTTGGCGGCATGGGGGGCTGCGCCATGATCGGTCAAAGCCTGATCAATATCAATTCAGGCGGTCGCGGCCGTCTGTCGGGAATTTCAGCGGCACTGTTTCTGCTTGCCTTTATCCTGTTCGGCGCTAGCCTGATCGAAATGATTCCGGTTGCCGCACTGGTTGGGGTGATGTTCATCGTGGTGCTGGGCACCTTCGAATGGGCCAGCTTTCGTCTACTCGGCCGGATTCCCCTGGCAGACACCTTCGTCGGCATATTGGTGGCCGTGATTACGGTCCTGACCGATCTGGCAATCGCGGTCATCGTCGGCGTCATCGTCTCGGCCCTGGTGTTTGCCTGGGAGCATGCCAAGCAGATGCATGCGGATACCAACATCGACAAGTATGGGATCAAATACTACACCCTTCGCGGCCCGCTTTTTTTCGGTTCCGTGCAGACCTTTGCCGATCTGTTCGATCCAAAGAACGACCCCCAGGAGGTGATCGTCGACTTCGCCGACGCCCGTGTCTACGATCACTCCGGACTGGAGGCGATTGATAATCTGGCCGAACGCTATATGCGCAGGCAGAAGACGCTGCATATCCGCCACCTGAACCAGGAGTGCCAGAACCTGCTGGTAAAGGCCGGCGATTTGGTGGAGGTCAATATGATGGAAGATCCCACCTACCGGGTTGCGGATGACAGGGTGGCCTGA
- a CDS encoding class I SAM-dependent methyltransferase: MSGVSWIDSATPTNHPCIVCGNRVGNAIILNASHWHPDYDQLEVARCSQCHSAFTLNATEMILPYPAAEAALQDPNFIYLIYHYLELVSGLDWKLPLLERLPFSRFNSVLEIGCNVGVTLDYCRTAWDIDALGLEPSAYGVKGGELLKLPIINAYTHEAEALHDRRFSFIYATEVLEHVSDPLAFLKELRSYLEPGGILLITTPCVSALHKDSLPGELYAALSPGAHYFLLSQNELEHLAQQAGFKHADVKLLHQTNVAYLSDKPIELDTDNVVDSQLAAYYAAKINQGADLDKRVYLGHLINYYTSALNADTVFDEPDISQQIEHQLSLQFDISLDRPLELAQRAIQAESIFDLGKTIPYSLPSYLYKRAEYLNRVGAATEHRYELAALLAAKGLQVDFRNLFLYRPILQLSLQQIGILDNSRQKTDPISDQLRSITESITATIPELHETPVNLLSRIKWKLRALGNRWR; the protein is encoded by the coding sequence ATGTCAGGCGTCAGCTGGATTGACTCAGCCACCCCTACCAACCACCCTTGTATCGTTTGCGGCAACCGAGTGGGCAATGCAATCATCCTCAACGCTTCCCACTGGCACCCTGATTATGACCAGTTAGAGGTAGCAAGATGCAGTCAATGCCACAGCGCATTCACGTTAAACGCAACCGAGATGATCCTTCCCTACCCTGCGGCCGAAGCAGCACTGCAAGATCCGAATTTCATCTATCTGATCTACCATTACTTAGAATTGGTTTCCGGTTTGGATTGGAAACTCCCCCTTCTCGAACGGCTTCCATTCAGTCGCTTCAACTCCGTTCTGGAGATTGGCTGTAACGTTGGTGTCACCCTCGATTACTGCCGTACAGCCTGGGACATTGATGCACTTGGCCTCGAACCCTCCGCCTATGGGGTCAAGGGTGGAGAGTTATTGAAACTGCCGATCATAAATGCCTATACCCATGAGGCAGAAGCACTCCACGACAGGCGATTCAGTTTCATCTACGCAACCGAGGTACTGGAACACGTATCCGACCCGCTCGCATTCCTCAAGGAGCTGCGCAGCTATCTTGAGCCGGGTGGCATCCTGCTCATCACCACCCCCTGCGTCTCAGCGCTGCACAAAGATAGCTTGCCCGGCGAACTCTACGCAGCACTCTCACCCGGAGCACACTACTTCCTACTCTCGCAGAATGAACTTGAACATCTTGCCCAGCAGGCCGGCTTTAAACATGCAGATGTGAAGCTGCTCCATCAAACGAACGTTGCCTACCTGTCCGATAAGCCGATTGAACTCGATACAGATAATGTAGTTGATTCCCAACTTGCGGCCTATTACGCAGCAAAAATCAATCAGGGGGCCGATCTCGACAAGCGTGTCTATCTCGGGCATCTAATCAACTACTATACCTCTGCGCTCAATGCCGATACTGTTTTCGATGAACCAGACATATCGCAACAGATCGAGCATCAGCTTTCCCTTCAATTCGATATCAGTCTTGATAGACCCTTGGAGTTGGCTCAGCGGGCCATCCAGGCAGAGTCGATTTTCGACCTGGGTAAAACGATCCCCTATTCACTGCCATCCTATCTCTATAAGCGGGCCGAATATCTCAACCGTGTGGGAGCAGCAACGGAACACCGCTACGAGCTGGCAGCGTTGCTTGCGGCCAAGGGTTTGCAAGTCGACTTCAGAAATCTGTTTCTCTATCGCCCTATCCTGCAGTTATCGCTACAGCAAATCGGCATACTCGATAACAGCCGACAAAAAACAGACCCTATCAGCGACCAATTGCGAAGCATAACCGAAAGCATAACCGCCACGATACCTGAACTCCATGAGACACCCGTTAACTTACTCTCTAGAATCAAATGGAAACTGAGAGCGCTAGGCAACAGATGGCGGTAA
- a CDS encoding LemA family protein, with amino-acid sequence MTTSIVLLVIILAVIGFGVGMYNKLIAGRNRYQNAFAQIDVQLTRRHDLIPNLVETAKGYMKHEKETLEAVIEARNRAVSGLQQAAKDPSDPEAMKQLGEAEQGLSGALGRLFALAEAYPDLKANENMMQLSEELVSTENKVSFARQAYNDSVMQYNIDRESFPSNLIAGWFRFLPATLLEIEDEAKREVPQVSFT; translated from the coding sequence ATGACAACATCAATCGTGCTACTGGTTATTATTCTGGCTGTCATCGGTTTCGGCGTTGGCATGTACAACAAGCTCATCGCCGGGCGTAACCGCTACCAAAACGCGTTTGCGCAAATCGATGTGCAGCTGACGCGACGCCACGATCTGATCCCCAATCTGGTGGAGACCGCCAAGGGCTATATGAAACACGAGAAAGAGACCCTGGAAGCGGTGATCGAGGCGCGCAACCGGGCGGTCAGCGGCCTGCAGCAGGCAGCGAAAGACCCATCCGATCCGGAAGCCATGAAACAACTGGGGGAAGCGGAACAGGGTCTCAGCGGCGCCCTGGGTCGGCTGTTCGCCCTGGCCGAAGCCTATCCCGATCTCAAGGCCAATGAGAACATGATGCAGCTCTCGGAGGAGCTCGTCAGTACCGAGAATAAGGTCTCCTTTGCCCGCCAGGCCTATAACGACTCGGTAATGCAATACAACATAGACCGCGAGTCATTCCCGAGTAATCTGATTGCAGGCTGGTTCCGTTTCCTGCCGGCAACCCTGCTCGAGATAGAGGATGAGGCAAAGCGCGAAGTACCACAGGTTTCATTCACTTAA
- a CDS encoding M48 family metallopeptidase: protein MNFFEQQDQAKRNTRNLVLLFLLAVVIIIIAIDIAILLLFGNVLNESAGTTQSLGTFLTHNSTILLLASGGTGAAIGLASLYRSASLKDGGGAVARQMGGVPVEADPRDPLRQRLRNVVEEIAIASGVPVPEIYIMEQESGINAFAAGYSPSDAAVAVTRGTLESLNREELQGVIAHEFSHIFNGDMRLNIRLIGALFGIMILAIAGRRILSGARYSSGSKNNNAGAIMLFAAALTAIGYIGLFFARWIKAAVSRQREYLADASAVQFTRNPQGIAGALKKIAVHAQGASLARDSEEIAHMLFGQGMAANLFATHPPILERIQRIEPGFREQELAEIAKRLQQRSRREAEREAAADQASAKRTPFDPRSIIEGIGSPGWEQILAAAALAASMPESMLSAARSTEWAPELLLCLLLDKDESIREQQLFTIARNLGAESEAQVRHLMRSSMPIQPEQRLPLLEIAFPALKRRPVEFTQRMLGTVNEIVHLDGKIEVFEFLLAKVIALYLKDALNPAQSHIGGNQTLVEQAEAVRSVIAILADHGHRESEQIQRSYGKGIKSLGLELLPMQQPTDWVATLDTALQQLDALKNKEKERLITALVETILTDSQVTTEELELLRAIGAALHIPLPLLSDR from the coding sequence GTGAACTTCTTCGAACAACAGGACCAAGCCAAACGCAACACCCGAAACCTGGTGTTGCTGTTTCTGCTTGCCGTCGTCATCATCATCATCGCCATCGATATTGCGATACTGCTGCTGTTCGGCAATGTGCTTAACGAGAGTGCAGGTACGACCCAAAGCTTGGGTACTTTTCTCACTCACAACAGTACCATCCTGCTGTTGGCCAGTGGGGGGACCGGCGCTGCAATCGGGCTGGCCAGTCTCTACCGCAGCGCCAGCCTGAAGGATGGGGGTGGTGCTGTGGCACGCCAGATGGGAGGGGTGCCGGTGGAAGCCGATCCGAGAGATCCGCTGCGTCAACGCCTGCGCAATGTGGTGGAGGAGATCGCCATCGCTTCCGGTGTGCCCGTGCCCGAGATCTATATCATGGAGCAAGAGTCGGGTATCAATGCCTTTGCCGCTGGTTATTCACCCAGCGATGCAGCGGTGGCGGTGACTAGGGGTACATTGGAGAGCTTGAACCGCGAGGAGCTGCAGGGGGTCATCGCCCATGAGTTCAGTCACATCTTCAACGGGGACATGCGCCTCAACATCCGTCTCATCGGCGCCCTGTTCGGGATCATGATCCTGGCCATTGCCGGACGGCGCATCCTTTCCGGTGCCCGTTACTCCTCCGGTTCGAAAAACAACAACGCCGGCGCCATCATGCTGTTCGCCGCGGCCCTCACCGCCATCGGCTATATCGGTCTCTTCTTCGCCCGCTGGATCAAGGCGGCGGTGTCCCGTCAGCGGGAGTACCTGGCGGATGCCTCCGCGGTGCAGTTCACCCGCAATCCCCAAGGCATCGCCGGGGCACTGAAAAAGATAGCGGTGCACGCCCAGGGGGCATCCCTGGCCAGGGATAGTGAGGAGATCGCCCACATGCTGTTCGGACAGGGCATGGCCGCCAACCTGTTCGCCACCCATCCACCCATACTCGAACGCATCCAGCGTATCGAACCCGGCTTCCGGGAGCAGGAGCTGGCGGAGATCGCCAAACGCCTGCAGCAACGCTCCCGCCGGGAGGCGGAACGGGAGGCCGCTGCAGACCAGGCCAGCGCAAAACGCACCCCCTTCGATCCGCGCAGCATCATCGAGGGTATCGGCAGTCCCGGCTGGGAGCAGATCCTGGCTGCAGCAGCCCTGGCGGCCAGTATGCCCGAGAGTATGCTCTCCGCCGCCCGGTCCACCGAGTGGGCGCCGGAACTGTTACTCTGTCTCCTGCTCGACAAGGACGAATCGATACGTGAGCAACAGCTCTTCACCATTGCCCGCAACCTGGGCGCGGAGAGTGAGGCCCAGGTGCGTCACCTGATGAGATCCTCCATGCCGATCCAACCTGAACAGCGTCTGCCCCTGCTGGAGATCGCCTTTCCCGCCCTGAAACGGCGCCCGGTGGAGTTTACCCAGCGCATGCTCGGCACTGTCAACGAGATCGTGCATCTGGATGGCAAGATAGAGGTATTTGAGTTTCTCCTGGCAAAGGTGATCGCTCTCTACCTGAAGGATGCCCTCAATCCCGCCCAGAGCCACATCGGCGGCAACCAGACCCTGGTGGAGCAGGCAGAGGCGGTGCGGAGCGTTATCGCCATCCTCGCCGATCATGGTCACAGGGAGAGTGAACAGATACAGCGCAGCTATGGGAAGGGTATCAAGAGTCTCGGCCTGGAACTGCTACCCATGCAGCAGCCCACCGATTGGGTAGCCACATTGGATACCGCGCTGCAGCAACTGGATGCTCTGAAGAACAAGGAGAAAGAGCGTCTGATCACCGCTTTGGTGGAGACCATTCTTACCGATAGCCAGGTCACCACCGAAGAGTTGGAACTGCTGCGCGCGATCGGTGCGGCCCTGCATATCCCACTGCCCTTATTGAGTGATCGCTGA
- a CDS encoding YajD family HNH nuclease, which yields MSSQQSNEKLDRVVAQARRDREQREQGYREQALKLYPWVCGRCAREFTRENLRELTVHHRDHNHDNNPPDGSNWELLCIYCHDNEHSRYLEADAGYSSVDSAEHNASTHQPFGDLADLLKQKK from the coding sequence ATGTCGTCGCAGCAATCAAATGAGAAACTGGACCGGGTCGTTGCCCAGGCCCGTCGCGACAGGGAGCAGCGGGAGCAGGGTTATCGGGAACAGGCGTTGAAACTCTATCCCTGGGTTTGCGGTCGTTGTGCGCGGGAATTCACCCGGGAAAACCTCAGGGAGCTGACGGTTCATCACCGCGATCATAATCACGATAACAATCCCCCGGATGGGAGTAATTGGGAGTTGTTGTGCATCTATTGCCATGACAATGAGCATTCGCGCTACCTGGAGGCGGATGCCGGATACTCCTCCGTCGATTCGGCAGAGCACAATGCCAGCACTCATCAGCCTTTCGGTGACCTGGCTGATCTGCTGAAACAGAAAAAGTAG
- a CDS encoding ATP-binding protein — MKNSLLLRFGTVITILFILAVSGMMSSMIITETAEGYAAAINQAGTLRMQSYRIASSLVHRTKFHNELATTRTRNLVTEYNQRLFSHRIHDVLTKGPHKKVTETYRRVESQWQELMLPNLQDYLQLSTADTLSAEERRQLDNSQRNYLALVDNFVDDIHSFVEALEIDAEEINQQHRIIQIILLILTFMVALISLYLTKTRVLNPLRNLLTCANAARHRNFSVRSRYLGEDELGQLGQAFNVMAEDLSVIYTDLENRVREKTHDLEQSNRTLELLYSATKRLSDSSLSEDVLIAVIHDIEVLLGVNNGTICLGQPGDDQAYRYASTRDTDILSKDKSDNQCAICLGDGNSHTFKLAMPDSPVPVNIFSTPIRDKNQQFGVLLVEFPEEMRLEEWQERLLETVASHIALSINVAQQVTQSRKLSLMEERSVIARELHDSIAQSLSYLKIQVAKLEKSINDEREKKEILLVSAALRSALNGAYRQLRELLTTFRLRVTDANLGKLISETVEEFKNRSGITIEYTNHIGNCQFTPNAEIHIIQIIRESLSNVIRHANATRAHVVLECDQTGRVNVSVEDDGIGINDEGDMMQHYGLPIMKERAEWLGGSLTINEPAGGGTRIELIFNLTDASDTESKKMLIEQLKHG, encoded by the coding sequence GTGAAAAACTCACTGCTACTCAGATTCGGGACGGTCATCACCATTCTCTTCATTCTGGCCGTATCGGGGATGATGAGCTCGATGATCATCACTGAAACCGCGGAGGGATACGCCGCCGCCATCAACCAGGCCGGCACCTTGCGCATGCAGTCCTATCGCATCGCCAGCAGCCTGGTGCATCGCACCAAGTTCCATAACGAGCTGGCGACCACCCGCACCAGGAACCTGGTGACGGAATATAATCAACGCCTGTTCAGTCATCGCATCCACGACGTACTCACCAAAGGGCCCCATAAAAAGGTCACTGAAACCTATCGGAGAGTCGAATCCCAGTGGCAAGAGCTGATGCTTCCCAACCTGCAGGACTATTTGCAATTAAGCACTGCGGACACCCTGTCGGCGGAGGAGAGAAGACAACTTGATAACAGCCAGCGTAACTACCTGGCACTGGTCGACAACTTCGTCGATGATATCCACAGTTTTGTGGAGGCCCTCGAAATCGATGCCGAAGAGATCAACCAACAACACAGAATCATCCAGATCATACTGTTGATTCTCACATTCATGGTTGCCCTGATCAGTCTCTATCTGACCAAGACCCGGGTACTCAATCCACTGCGCAATCTGCTTACCTGCGCCAATGCGGCGCGGCATCGTAACTTCTCCGTTCGCAGCCGCTATCTCGGTGAGGATGAACTGGGCCAGCTGGGTCAGGCCTTCAATGTCATGGCGGAGGATCTCTCAGTCATCTACACGGATCTTGAAAACCGGGTGCGTGAAAAGACCCATGACCTGGAGCAGAGCAATCGCACCTTGGAGCTGCTCTATTCCGCCACCAAACGGCTCAGCGACTCCTCATTGAGCGAGGATGTATTGATAGCGGTGATCCACGATATCGAGGTCTTGTTGGGGGTGAACAATGGCACCATCTGCCTGGGACAGCCCGGTGACGATCAGGCCTATCGCTATGCATCGACTCGCGACACGGATATCCTGTCAAAGGACAAGTCCGACAACCAGTGTGCGATCTGTCTCGGTGATGGCAACTCCCATACCTTCAAGCTGGCAATGCCCGATTCCCCTGTACCCGTGAATATCTTTTCCACACCCATACGGGACAAGAATCAGCAGTTCGGGGTATTGCTGGTGGAGTTTCCTGAAGAGATGCGGCTGGAGGAGTGGCAGGAGCGTCTCTTGGAGACCGTAGCCAGCCATATAGCACTGTCGATCAACGTGGCCCAGCAGGTCACCCAGAGTCGAAAACTCTCCTTGATGGAGGAGCGCAGCGTGATTGCAAGAGAGCTGCATGACTCTATTGCCCAGTCGCTCTCCTATCTGAAGATACAGGTAGCCAAACTTGAGAAATCGATCAACGATGAACGGGAAAAAAAAGAGATTCTACTGGTAAGCGCCGCATTGCGCTCGGCACTCAACGGCGCCTATCGCCAACTGCGCGAACTGTTGACCACCTTCAGGCTCAGAGTGACCGATGCCAACCTGGGTAAGTTGATTAGCGAGACGGTTGAGGAATTCAAAAACAGATCCGGCATTACTATTGAATACACCAACCATATAGGAAATTGTCAATTCACTCCCAATGCGGAGATCCATATCATCCAGATCATCCGCGAATCGTTGTCAAACGTCATCCGCCATGCCAACGCAACACGCGCCCATGTGGTACTGGAGTGCGATCAAACAGGGCGGGTCAATGTCAGCGTCGAGGATGACGGCATCGGAATCAATGATGAAGGTGATATGATGCAACACTATGGATTGCCTATCATGAAAGAGCGTGCTGAGTGGCTTGGGGGGAGTTTGACCATCAATGAACCAGCCGGTGGCGGTACCCGTATAGAGCTCATCTTCAATCTTACTGATGCATCTGATACTGAATCCAAAAAGATGTTAATCGAGCAGTTGAAACATGGTTGA
- the narL gene encoding two-component system response regulator NarL has translation MVEQQTYTVLTIDDHPLFRKGVSDLIDMDDTLELVGEAANGPDGLVVAKQFAPDLILLDINMKGMNGLETLKAIREQEIDSRVLMLTVSDNEEDVLTALRMGADGYLLKDMEPEDILKSIRKAVGGTLVISDHLTQLLAKALRDDDKLKQPDPVSSLTAREQEILQCLARGQSNKQIAHVLNISEGTVKVHVKHLLKKLKLHSRTEAAVWALNKGITVNP, from the coding sequence ATGGTTGAACAACAGACATACACTGTACTAACAATCGACGATCATCCCCTGTTCAGGAAAGGCGTATCCGATCTGATCGATATGGACGACACCCTGGAACTGGTAGGCGAGGCTGCCAACGGCCCCGACGGACTGGTGGTGGCGAAACAGTTCGCTCCCGACTTGATCCTGCTGGATATCAACATGAAGGGCATGAACGGACTCGAGACCCTGAAGGCGATCAGAGAGCAGGAGATCGATTCCCGGGTGCTTATGCTCACCGTATCCGATAACGAAGAGGATGTACTGACCGCCCTGCGCATGGGTGCAGACGGTTATCTGCTGAAGGATATGGAGCCTGAGGATATCCTCAAATCGATCCGCAAGGCGGTGGGTGGCACCCTGGTGATCAGCGATCACCTGACCCAGTTACTGGCGAAAGCACTGCGGGATGATGACAAACTCAAGCAGCCGGATCCCGTCTCATCACTCACGGCCAGGGAACAGGAGATCCTGCAGTGTCTTGCCCGGGGCCAGAGTAACAAACAGATTGCACATGTCCTGAACATCTCCGAAGGAACGGTGAAAGTACACGTCAAGCATCTGCTCAAGAAGCTCAAGCTCCACTCCCGAACCGAGGCAGCAGTCTGGGCATTGAACAAGGGAATAACCGTAAACCCCTAA
- the napF gene encoding ferredoxin-type protein NapF has translation MIVQISIDRVQFLRGDINSRRRGIHPPWSMDDARFSELCNRCGECLKACPSHIIVSGSGGYPVIDFSRGQCTFCGDCVKACQPRALSFPDDPTTPPWSLDIEIDSSCLSRNAVVCRSCGDQCEERAIRFQLQTGGYSQPQPDPTACTGCGACIAVCPSHSITITPTSNDHAASTQAREEIVNS, from the coding sequence ATGATTGTGCAGATATCCATTGACAGAGTTCAGTTCCTACGAGGCGACATCAATAGTCGTCGCAGAGGCATACATCCACCCTGGTCGATGGACGATGCCCGTTTCAGTGAGCTATGCAATCGATGCGGCGAGTGCCTCAAGGCATGCCCGAGCCATATCATCGTGAGCGGATCCGGTGGCTATCCGGTGATCGATTTTAGCCGGGGACAGTGCACATTTTGCGGCGATTGCGTCAAGGCGTGTCAGCCCCGGGCACTCAGCTTCCCGGATGATCCAACCACCCCACCCTGGTCGCTAGATATCGAGATCGACTCATCCTGTCTCTCCCGCAATGCCGTAGTCTGCAGAAGTTGCGGCGATCAGTGTGAGGAGAGAGCCATTCGGTTCCAACTTCAAACGGGTGGTTACTCACAACCGCAACCCGATCCAACGGCCTGTACCGGTTGTGGTGCTTGTATTGCGGTCTGTCCGAGCCACTCGATAACGATTACCCCCACTTCCAATGACCACGCGGCATCAACCCAAGCCCGTGAGGAGATTGTCAATTCATGA
- a CDS encoding chaperone NapD — MNICSLIVHTKPALGAVVSERLQRFQGVEVHGGTEVSKLIVTIEDKGESMSPMSDTMNALRDVEGVVSTVLIYHYGGEESMEEMNREIN, encoded by the coding sequence ATGAATATATGCAGCTTGATCGTCCATACCAAACCGGCACTGGGAGCAGTGGTCAGTGAACGTCTGCAAAGGTTCCAGGGCGTCGAGGTCCATGGCGGAACCGAGGTAAGTAAATTGATTGTCACTATCGAGGACAAGGGCGAGTCGATGTCGCCAATGTCCGACACCATGAATGCGCTACGCGACGTTGAAGGCGTCGTGAGCACTGTTTTGATTTATCACTATGGCGGTGAAGAGTCGATGGAGGAAATGAACCGTGAAATTAACTAG